The nucleotide sequence AGGATACGGCTGGGATCGCGGACACGGTGGCGCGCCTGGCGCACACGGGCGCTGCAGGCTTCTCGATCGAGGATTTCAATCCGGTCGCCAAGCGCATCGACTCGATCGGTCGGGCAACCGAACGGGTCGGCGCGGCCGCTGCAGCGGCCAGGCGTGACGGGCTCATCCTTACAGCCAGGGCTGAGAATCACATCTGCGGGATCCAGGATCTCGATGACACCATCAGGCGGCTGACCGCCTACCGCGATGCGGGCGCCGAAGTCGTATACGCGCCTGGCCTCACCGAGCTCGACGACATCGCGCGTGTGGTTTCTGCCGTCGGCATGCCGGTCAACGTCCTCCGGCTTGACAAAGGACCATCGATCGCGGAGCTGACCGCGGCTGGCGTCCGCCGTGTGTCGACCGGTGGTGCACTCGCCCGCGCAGCCTACGATGGTCTCCGCCAGGCTGCCACCGAGCTTTTCGAGTCGACATCAATCGTCGGTCAGCCGCCGAAGCGCTAAACCAGCGGCCCGCCCTTCACGGTCAGTTCGGTCGGCATGATGCTTGGCGCGCCGCGCGCCAGCTCTCCCTCGGGAAGATTGAGAGACTTAATCCGCCCTTCAGGTTCTGCTGACGCCGCTCCCGTCAATAGTGACGGATGGCAATGAGGTCACTGTTCACGAGGAGGGCGACATGAGGAGGGTGGGTGCCGCGGCCGTTTTGCTCGACGCTCTGCTGAGCGCTCCGGTCATGGGTTGCACGTCCACTACTCCACGGGGTGTCAAACCACGCGCAGTATCAGCCGCACTCTAGCGAGCGGAGAGGCACCGACCGCCAGGCGCCCGCCGATCTCCCGCTGTCCCCACGCCACCGCGAAGGACATGAAACCATACAGGCCAGTCGCGACGCTGAGCTCGCGAACCTGACAGCTTGCTGTCAGTGCCGTCGATGATCCAGCGTTCCCAACTGACCGCGCGGCACGTTGGGCACAAAGCTTGTGCCGCCTCGCAGCCTTTCACGACCGGCGGGCCGCCGCTAAGGACGCCTCCGTTAGATCCCGCGTCCGGCAAGGATATCGTCGAGAAGTGCGCCGAGCGACGTGCCACGGTTGTACCGACGTTGCTCCACGAGGGCAATAGCGTCCCGCGCACGTCTGAGCTCGGCTGGAGAAATATCGCGAAGCAGGAATATGAGATCCCGGGCGTCGTCTGGACGTTGAGGAGAGGCGGAGAGTAGCTTCATCGCGACGAGATGTCCAGCGCGGGCCACCGGTACTGTCAGCCCTTGCTGGATCTCGATCTCTTCAGCCGCGGCGACCACCTCGGACTCAATACCTGACGAGGCGAACAAGAGATCGACGACGATTCCCGCTTCCGGATCTTGACCGTACGGTGTCAGTCGGATCGTGGCGAGTCGCCCCGAGGTTCGTTGTTCAAGCGCGGCATGGACCTGGTAGCCTCTCAGCACTAGGTCGTGAATCAACGATTCGGCCGCCGCGTCGTCGGCAACCGCCACCGCAATATCAACGTCACGGGTCGTTCGCGGTTCCACACGAACCGAAACCGCCAGGCCGCCGATAAGGGCCCACGCGTGATGGAGCTCGTTGAGGACTTCCGCAACGCCTCCGAG is from Luteitalea sp. and encodes:
- a CDS encoding isocitrate lyase/phosphoenolpyruvate mutase family protein; this encodes MPNPWDIGSAKLLASLGFAALATTSSGHAASLGRPDRHVTLDELIEHATALAQAVDVPLNVDAECCFAEDTAGIADTVARLAHTGAAGFSIEDFNPVAKRIDSIGRATERVGAAAAAARRDGLILTARAENHICGIQDLDDTIRRLTAYRDAGAEVVYAPGLTELDDIARVVSAVGMPVNVLRLDKGPSIAELTAAGVRRVSTGGALARAAYDGLRQAATELFESTSIVGQPPKR